From Vitis vinifera cultivar Pinot Noir 40024 chromosome 3, ASM3070453v1, the proteins below share one genomic window:
- the LOC100260707 gene encoding uncharacterized protein LOC100260707 — translation MDPNGDSSPIPTETQKRSFAPSTVSAYLDPHYWDERFSDEEHYEWLKDYSHFSHLIQPHLQPNYSVLEIGCGNSQLSEELYKGGITEITCIDLSAIAVEKMQKRLLSKGYKEIKVLEADMLDLPFSNECFDVVIEKGTMDVLFVDSGDPWNPLPETVNKAMATLQGVHRVLKPDGVFISISFGQPHFRRPLFEAPDFTWSFEWSTFGDGFHYFFYLLKKGRRTSNGGGPSQRIEMPSMSLFQDELESEDYIFRTNIDEM, via the exons ATGGACCCGAACGGTGATTCTAGCCCTATTCCGACCGAAACCCAGAAAAGAAGCTTTGCTCCGTCCACCGTATCGGCTTACCTCGATCCTCACTACTG GGATGAACGATTCTCTGATGAAGAGCATTACGAATGGCTGAAGGATTACTCTCATTTCAGTCATCTCATTCAACCCCATCTCCAACCCAATTATTCT GTCTTGGAGATTGGTTGTGGGAATTCTCAGTTGTCTGAAGAACTGTACAAAGGGGGGATTACTGAAATAACCTGCATTGATTTGTCAGCCATTGCTGTGGAGAAGATGCAGAAACGATTACTATCCAAGGGCTATAAAG AAATCAAAGTGCTGGAAGCTGACATGCTAGACTTGCCCTTTAGCAACGAGTGTTTTGATGTGGTTATTGAGAAAGGAACCATG GACGTATTGTTCGTGGACAGTGGCGACCCATGGAATCCGCTGCCTGAAACAGTAAACAAGGCAATGGCAACACTTCAAGGTGTTCATAGGGTTCTCAAACCAGACGGTGTTTTCATCTCAATTTCTTTTGGCCAG CCACACTTCAGGCGCCCATTATTTGAAGCTCCAGACTTCACATGGTCCTTTGAGTGGAGCACTTTTGGGGATGGATTTCACTATTTCTTCTACCTATTGAAGAAG GGAAGGAGAACATCAAATGGGGGAGGACCAAGCCAGAGGATCGAAATGCCATCCATGTCTCTGTTTCAAGATGAACTAGAAAGCGAGGATTATATTTTCAGAACCAACATTGATGAGATGTGA
- the LOC100257215 gene encoding probable E3 ubiquitin-protein ligase ARI2: MEDYANSDEEYYYSDRDSFDGLVNEESDFQWVPPKAPSSQVITKESLLTAQRDDLRRVMDLLSLREHHARTLLIHHRWDVEKLFAVMVEKGKPCLFAEAGVPLMEHQIVPLPLSSSTLMCDICMEAVCSKDSTKMDCGHCFCNNCWTEHFVVRINEGQSRRIRCMAYKCNAICDEAIVRNLVGRRHPDLAEKFDRFLLESYIEDNKMVKWCPSAPHCGNAIRVEDDEFCEVECSCGLQFCFSCLSEAHSPCSCLMWEFWTKKCRDESETVNWITVHTKPCPKCHKPVEKNGGCNLVSCICGQAFCWLCGGATGRDHTWSSISGHSCGRYKEDREKKAERAKRDLYRYMHYHNRYKAHTDSFKLESKLKDTIKVKVSNSEEKESTLRDFSWVTNGLYRLFRSRRVLSYSYPFAFYMFGDDLFNDEMTKEEREIKQHLFEDQQQQLEANVEKLSKFIEEPFDQYEEDKVRDIRMQVINLSVITDTLCKKMYECIENDLLGSLQHGIHNIAPYKSKGIERASELITCQSNKASNADNCPSSENGTDGGTAEFDRPSGSGSSYESGYSSRKRARKEGLGGIDLNLPAEVVDRN; the protein is encoded by the exons ATGGAGGATTATGCAAACAGCGACGAAGAATACTACTATTCGGATCGAGACTCGTTCGACGGGCTCGTaaatgaggaatctgattttCAGTGGGTCCCCCCCAAGGCTCCTTCCAGTCAG GTAATCACGAAAGAATCCCTTCTGACTGCACAG AGGGATGATTTGCGGAGAGTAATGGACTTGTTATCATTAAGAGAACATCATGCAAGGACGTTGCTCATCCATCACCGGTGGGATGTGGAGAAGTTATTTGCAGTGATGGTAGAGAAGGGGAAACCATGCTTATTTGCTGAAGCAGGTGTTCCTTTAATGGAGCATCAGATTGTCCCCTTACCATTGTCTTCGTCGACATTAATGTGTGATATTTGCATGGAAGCTGTATGTAGTAAGGACTCCACAAAAATGGACTGTGGCCACTGCTTTTGCAATAACT GTTGGACAGAGCATTTTGTTGTGAGGATAAATGAGGGTCAAAGCAGACGCATTAGGTGCATGGCATACAAATGCAATGCTATTTGTGATGAAGCTATTGTCAGAAATCTAGTTGGTAGAAGGCATCCTGATCTGGCAGAGAAATTTGATCGTTTTCTTCTTGAATCATATATTGAGGACAACAAAATGGTTAAGTGGTGCCCAAGTGCTCCGCATTGTGGAAATGCAATCCGGGTTGAGGATGATGAATTTTGTGAGGTAGAATGTTCATGCGGTTTACAGTTTTGCTTCAGTTGCTTATCAGAGGCACACTCGCCTTGTTCATGTTTGATGTGGGAGTTTTGGACCAAGAAATGCCGAGATGAATCAGAAACAGTCAATTGGATCACAGTGCATACAAAGCCTTGTCCAAAGTGTCACAAACCTGTGGAGAAGAATGGTGGCTGCAACCTAGTGAGCTGTATCTGTGGGCAAGCATTTTG TTGGCTGTGTGGTGGAGCTACTGGTCGAGACCATACTTGGTCTAGTATAAGTGGTCACAGTTGTGGTCGCTACAAAGAAGACCGAGAGAAGAAGGCTGAGCGTGCGAAGCGGGACCTCTATCGCTACATGCATTATCATAATCGTTACAAAGCTCATACTGATTCCTTTAAGCTTGAAAGTAAACTGAAGGACACTATAAAAGTGAAGGTGTCAAATTCTGAAGAGAAGGAATCTACACTCAGAGATTTCAGCTGGGTAACAAATGGACTATACAGACTCTTCAGATCAAGGCGGGTTCTTTCATATTCATATCCATTTGCATTTTATATGTTTGGGGATGACCTGTTCAATGATGAGATGACAAAGGAGGAAAGGGAAATAAAACAGCATTTATTTGAAGACCAGCAGCAGCAGCTTGAGGCAAATGTCGAGAAGCTCTCCAAGTTCATTGAGGAGCCATTCGACCAGTATGAAGAGGATAAAGTGAGAGACATAAGGATGCAAGTCATCAACCTATCAGTGATCACGGATACCCTCTGTAAGAAAAT GTATGAATGCATTGAGAATGATCTATTGGGTTCTCTCCAACATGGCATCCACAATATTGCTCCATATAAGTCAAAGGGCATTGAAAGGGCATCAGAACTTATAACCTGTCAGAGCAATAAAGCCAGCAATGCTGATAACTGTCCATCTTCAGAAAATGGCACAGATG GAGGGACAGCAGAATTTGATCGACCTTCAGGCTCTGGGAGTTCATATGAGAGTGGATATTCTTCTAGGAAGCGGGCTAGAAAGGAGGGTCTCGGAGGCATTGATCTCAACTTGCCAGCAGAGGTCGTGGATAGGAACTAA